A portion of the Oncorhynchus gorbuscha isolate QuinsamMale2020 ecotype Even-year linkage group LG19, OgorEven_v1.0, whole genome shotgun sequence genome contains these proteins:
- the LOC124005220 gene encoding bromodomain and WD repeat-containing protein 3-like isoform X1, protein MAKSRNISLLESELYYLISRFLTTGPCQSAAEVLASELEEYQLLPCRLDWQGNEHPRSYEDLVAANGHIAPDHLLQICKKIGPILDKEVPCVPGVHSLLGTGMQSLLRTSKGYGNVRRKGSSFAALHRGRPPEMPLTCKDPPNLVEVYRGRELTGTQRFSNVNPVSNYQHMRMHRRILGHLSAVYCIAFDRTGLRIFTGSDDCLVKIWSSFDGRLHSTLRGHSAEISDLAVSFENTLMAAGSCDKTIRVWCLRTCAPMAVLQGHSGSITSLQFSPFAKGSKRYLVSTGTDATICFWQWDVNNINFSDRPQKFTERPRPGVQMVCSSFSPGGMFLATGSTDDVIRIYYLGGGNPEKISELHEHTDKVDSIQFCHSGERFASGSRDGTARIWRLTQRQQWRSLLLNMNATLPGSEHATCEESFFKPKVTMVAWDRHDNSVITAVNNHILKVWNSYTGQLLHILKGHEAEVFVLEPHPSDPRIMLSAGHDGNVFIWDIVRGTKTQHYFNMIEGQGHGAVFDCKFTPDGQRFACTDSHGHLVIFGFGSSKPYEKLPDQVFFHTDYRPLIRDANGFVLDEQTQQAPHLMPPPFLVDVDGNPHPPRYQRLVPGRENIADKHLVPQLGYVATSDGEVMEQVISQLTTDHEEATARRSILDDTIRQLQEQQDRQTRPGTLAPAPSTPRRASVNERGAAEVQSSPNVGLRRSGQVEGVRQMHQNAPRSQMATERDLQAWRRRVVVPELSSSSYSYQDDFRITKGEEEIALYNAKKRRVTYGSCRDDSEDELPCIKRAQSRKKQKVFQQSRDGIVEELIEFSCEEGEGTTTSEDHEMEGSELDSSNEEEEWKSDSSSHSSSEYSDWTADAGINLQPSTPVSSRKRVRRQLSSSEEEEIEEEEKQQSEDEERPPQTSKQKSKKPKRPKARPSINREVSNEFRPSTWITDVIPRKSPFVPQMGDEVIYFRQGHEAYVEAVNRNNLYPINMEKQPWRKMELRDQEFVKITGIKYEVCPPTLCCLKLTLIDHGTRKITDKSFYVKYHDMPDVIDFLVLRQSYDEACSRVWQPNDRFRSVIDDAWWFGIIVCQEPYQPEYPDSHFQCFKVRWDNGETEKLSPWDVEAIPEDAQQPECVGGGVPVTAEEMREVMYKPQTGEWGERSRDDECGRIIAGIDQLITVDIVAPFSGPVDIVQYPTYCTVIAFPTDLSTIRLRLLSRFYRRLSAVVWDARYIVHNARTFNEPRSKIAHSAKLITDVLLKFINRPSCTDIMEIYNAIEDMDYTDDEDLEETPGTSSGHRLCQRSSETVPDPDSWKGQCKRLMNYVFECEDSEPFRKPVDPTSYPDYLNIIDTPMDFEMVKGTLEEDRYENPMELCKDTLLIFANAKAFTPNKRSKIYSMTLRLSAFFEERIRTIISQYKTAVKSSEKLRRSQRFRKKLQHHESAAPSTDTTSQKRTALKTQEKVETVSTTKSTSAKVSAPERTRRRNQSSDGSGHSSSEVSSRSDSEVYSELYMSDSEEEKRPRSSQHHHSTETRGTRRVTRNNGAKKKIAESESESSNEREESEDGEKLSNSMSHRFPSRSSTRLTRNNAVTHRKHTKRPERGSQMNGHSRTFGRERRRGNDSERSPSQGTDTYRDEEENVGRRTLKRKTARAAVNKMKLLEASEEDYGSSSEDEDKHRRKSSRHATRVSKRTAVIQSSSESEDQSSASGSEDPSSAQSSKKGKDSSGDWENNEDSIESEASSSRCHQNGESKNSSSRRTTRQAAVTGGKDLSHVNGYSTKHQLADSNSEKEDEESSDGEGEEEETIVSQKSSRSTATAAVSKSRTCITSYVAEEKSVSRKRPHTTRYHNAQKHPHKNGRRVEKEHPKDSEKNCKLPSKSQEQTSASTHKQDGPESEELSDTPKSSSSRKKILKSEEEDGEEDEADSNHSYDESEEESNNKTPLRNKRQSRNDSASESEEEVVPNRRARRKLHTSSEEESDGKEKHSPSMRPCLRAQPKKKYINEDSEDDLNSEMQGSCKNGKSKTVSHKGYQRNRRKASPAATKRQSSSKRKRIYTSDSSENPDEKKRCMRKAKAKSYCDKDEREAKRSNSKHPKKESRSNSEPEDCNSQEDASSQGSEDEEVECPRWKRRLERQKRKRKVSCSSSAHSSASESEEEEESSASEKSSASSGSQNSTKRKSHKRSRVSEKGAVRHSRQRRRDASEADPDQSYKELQSGTRIKTRNRGKRTVTYHDSE, encoded by the exons ATGGCCAAAAGTCGGAATATTTCGCTCCTTGAATCAG AGCTATATTACCTAATTTCACGTTTTCTAACAACGGGTCCATGTCAGAGCGCGGCTGAG GTTCTAGCGAGCGAACTAGAAGAATATCAG CTTTTGCCTTGCAGATTAGACTGGCAAGGAAATGAACATCCAAGATCTTACGAAGATTTG GTTGCAGCCAACGGACACATTGCACCTGATCATTTGCTGCAGATCTGTAAGAAGATTGGGCCGATTCTGGACAAAGAAGTGCCATGTGTTCCAGGTGTACATTCCCTACTGGGAACTGGGATGCAGTCCTTACTCAGAACTTCAAAAG GTTACGGCAATGTTCGGAGGAAAGGCTCATCATTTGCTGCCCTGCACAGAGGGAGACCACCAGAGATGCCTTTGACCTGCAAGGATCCTCCAAATCTAG TGGAGGTGTACAGAGGAAGGGAACTAACAGGTACTCAACGGTTCAGCAATGTGAACCCTGTGAGCAATTATCAGCACATGCGGATGCACAGGAGGATTCTGGGTCATCTGTCTGCAGTCTACTGCATTGCTTTTGATCGGACCGGTCTCAGGATTTTCACC GGCTCGGACGACTGCTTGGTGAAGATATGGTCTTCGTTTGACGGGAGGCTTCACTCCACCCTGCGAGGACATTCTGCTGAGATCTCAGACCTGGCTGTCAGCTTTGAGAATACCTTGATGGCAGCTGGCAGCTGTGACAAAACCATCCGAGTGTGGTGCCTTCGTACCTGTGCCCCTATGGCTGTCCTACAGGGGCACAGTGGATCCATTACCTCCCTACAG TTCTCACCGTTTGCCAAGGGCTCAAAGAGATACCTGGTGTCCACTGGAACTGATGCAACAATCTGCTTTTGGCAGTGGGATGTCAATAACATCAATTTCAG TGATCGCCCGCAGAAGTTTACAGAGCGACCCAGGCCGGGAGTTCAGATGGTGTGCTCATCATTCAGTCCAG GTGGTATGTTCTTAGCGACGGGAAGTACTGACGATGTCATCAGAATATATTACCTGGGAGGTGGGAACCCTGAAAAAATATCAGAGCTTCATGAACACACG GACAAGGTCGACAGCATCCAATTTTGCCACTCAGGAGAAAG GTTTGCGAGTGGCAGTCGAGATGGCACAGCACGCATCTGGAGGCTGACTCAGCGTCAGCAGTGGAGGAGCCTTCTTCTCAACATGAATGCCACTCTACCAGG CTCAGAACACGCGACCTGTGAGGAAAGCTTTTTCAAGCCCAAGGTCACCATGGTAGCGTGGGATCGCCATGACAACTCAGTAATCACAGCGGTCAACAACCATATCCTCAAAGTGTGGAACTCCTATACAGGCCAGCTGCTACATATCCTTAAA GGCCATGAGGCTGAGGTGTTTGTCCTGGAGCCACACCCCTCAGATCCCAGGATCATGCTTTCTGCTGGCCACGACGGAAACGTCTTCATCTGGGACATCGTCCGGGGCACAAAGACACAGCACTACTTCAACATG ATTGAGGGCCAGGGTCATGGTGCTGTCTTTGACTGCAAATTCACTCCCGACGGCCAGCGCTTTGCCTGCACAGACTCCCACGGTCATCTGGTCATTTTCGGCTTTGGGAGCTCCAAGCCATACGAGAAG CTTCCAGATCAGGTGTTTTTCCACACCGACTATCGGCCACTGATCCGGGACGCCAACGGCTTTGTTTTGGATGAGCAGACCCAGCAGGCACCCCACCTCATGCCCCCTCCCTTCCTGGTGGATGTGGATGGGAACCCCCACCCCCCTAGATACCAGCGGCTGGTCCCTGGGAGGGAGAACATTGCAGACAAACACCTGGTGCCTCAGCTGGGATATGTTGCCACAA GTGATGGCGAGGTGATGGAGCAGGTGATCAGTCAGCTGACCACAGACCACGAGGAGGCAACGGCCAGACGCAGCATTCTGGACGACACCATCAGGCAGCTGCAGGAGCAGCAGGACAGGCAGACCAGACCAGGGACACTGGCCCCAGCCCCCAGCACCCCACGCAGAG CATCTGTGAATGAGCGAGGTGCAGCTGAGGTGCAGTCGTCCCCTAACGTGGGTCTGCGGCGCAGTGGGCAGGTGGAGGGGGTGAGACAGATGCACCAAAATGCCCCTCGCAGCCAGATGGCTACTGAGAGGGACCTGCAGGCCTGGAGACGCAGGGTGGTGGTACCTGAGCTCTCATCCAGCAGTTACAG TTACCAGGATGACTTCCGAATtacaaaaggagaggaggagattgcCTTATACAATGCAAAGAAACGACGTGTGACATACGGCAGTTGTAGA GATGATTCTGAAGATGAACTGCCTTGCATCAAACGAGCACAGTCCCGCAAAAAGCAAAAAGTCTTTCAGCAGAGCAGAGATGGCATTGTGGAGGAATTAATCGAGTTCTcctgtgaggagggagaggggaccaCAACATCAGAG GACCATGAGATGGAGGGCAGTGAACTGGATTCATCCAATGAGGAAGAGGAATGGAAAAGTGACAGTTCAAG CCACTCATCCAGTGAGTACTCTGACTGGACTGCAGACGCTGGGATTAACCTGCAGCCCTCCACTCCTGTGTCATCACGGAAACGAGTTCGCCGCCAGCTTAGCAGCTCGGAGGAGGAAGAGAttgaggaggaagagaagcagcaaAGTGAGGATGAGGAACGACCACCTCAGACTAGCAAGCAGAAATCCAAGAAGCCCAAG CGGCCTAAAGCCAGGCCGTCGATCAACAGAGAAGTCTCCAACGAGTTCAGACCCTCAACGTGGATCACTGATGTCATTCCCAGGAAGTCTCCCTTCGTTCCCCAGATGGGTGATGAG gtaATATATTTCCGCCAGGGTCACGAGGCGTATGTGGAGGCGGTGAACAGGAACAACCTGTACCCCATTAACATGGAGAAACAGCCCTGGAGGAAGATGGAGCTGAGG gACCAAGAATTTGTTAAAATAACTGGGATCAAGTATGAGGTGTGCCCTCCTACACTCTGCTGCCTGAAACTGACGCTCATTGACCACGGCACGCGCAAAATCACAGACAAATCATTTTATGTCAA GTATCATGACATGCCAGATGTGATTGACTTCCTTGTGCTTCGGCAGAGTTATGACGAAGCATGCAGTAGAGTCTGGCAGCCAA ATGACAGATTCCGGTCCGTAATAGATGATGCCTGGTGGTTTGGGATTATTGTTTGTCAGGAGCCATATCAGCCTGAATATCCAGACAGTCATTTCCAGTGCTTCAAAGTCCG ATGGGACAATGGCGAAACGGAGAAGCTTAGTCCTTGGGATGTGGAAGCTATTCCAGAGGATG CCCAGCAACCTGAGTGTGTAGGTGGAGGGGTTCCAGTGACagcagaggagatgagagaggtcaTGTATAAACCCCAGACAGGAGAATGGggtgagaggagcagagatgaCGAGTGTGGACGCATCATAGCAGGCATTGACCAACTCATCACTGTCG ATATTGTAGCCCCATTCTCTGGCCCGGTGGACATAGTTCAATACCCAACTTACTGCACGGTGATAGCCTTCCCCACAGACCTGAGCACCATCAGACTGAGACTGTTGAGTAGGTTCTACAGGCGACTGTCCGCTGTAGTTTGGGATGCCAGATACATCGTGCACAATGCCCGGACCTTCAATGAGCCAAGGAGCAAGATAGCCCATTCAGCAAAACTTATCACAGATGTCCTGCTAAAGTTTATCAA TCGACCTAGCTGTACAGATATCATGGAGATCTACAATGCAATTGAAGACATGGACTACACGGATGATGAG GACCTGGAAGAGACACCAGGCACCTCCTCTGGACACAGACTGTGCCAG CGCTCTTCGGAGACTGTACCTGACCCAGACTCCTGGAAGGGGCAGTGCAAACGCCTGATGAACTATGTCTTTGAGTGTGAGGACTCTGAGCCCTTCAGAAAGCCTGTGGATCCTACCTCCTACCCA GACTACCTTAACATCATTGACACTCCCATGGACTTTGAAATGGTGAAGGGGACCCTTGAGGAGGACCGTTATGAAAACCCCATGGAGCTCTGCAAAGACACACTTCTGATATTTGCCAATGCTAAAGCCTTCACGCCAAACAAACGCTCAAAG ATCTACAGTATGACTTTGCGGCTCTCTGCATTCTTCGAAGAGCGAATCAGAACAATCATATCGCAATACAAAACTGCCGTCAAGAGCAGCGAGAAGCTCCGCCGCAGCCAGAGGTTCCGAAAGAAGCTTCAGCACCACGAGTCTGCTGCACCCAGCACTGACACCACAAG TCAAAAGAGGACCGCTCTAAAAACTCAGGAAAAGGTGGAAACGGTGTCGACGACCAAATCTACCTCAGCCAAAGTGTCTGCTCCTGAGAGAACCAGGAGAAGGAACCAAAGCAGTGACGGCTCAGGCCACAGCTCTTCTGAAGTTTCCTCAAGGTCAGACTCTGAGGTTTACAGTGAGTTATATATGAGTGACTCTGAAGAAGAGAAACGCCCGAGGTCCTCACAGCACCATCACAGCACAGAGACCAGGGGAACCAGAAGAGTCACCAGGAACAATGGGGCAAAGAAGAAAA TTGCTGAGAGCGAGAGTGAGTCCTCCAATGAGCGGGAGGAGAGTGAGGACGGTGAGAAGTTGTCCAACTCAATGTCTCACCGATTCCCCAGCAGGTCCAGCACCAGGCTAACCAGGAACAATGCTGTTACCCATAGGAAGCATACCAAACGGCCAG AGAGGGGTTCCCAGATGAACGGTCATAGCAGAACATTTGGGCGAGAGAGGCGACGAGGGAACGACTCTGAGAGATCACCATCCCAGGGTACAGACACTTACCGGGATGAGGAGGAGAATGTGGGCCGCAGGACATTGAAAAGGAAGACTGCCAGGGCAGCTGTTAACAAGATGAAGCTTCTGGAAGCCTCTGAGGAAGACTATGGTTCATCCTCTGAGGATGAGGACAAACATAGGCGGAAAAGCAGCCGCCATGCGACCCGAGTCAGCAAACGCACTGCCGTGATCCAGAGCAGCTCTGAATCCGAGGATCAGTCATCAGCCTCTGGATCCGAGGATCCGTCATCAGCACAGA GTTCTAAAAAAGGCAAGGATTCATCGGGTGATTGGGAGAACAATGAGGACAGTATTGAGAGTGAAGCTTCATCCTCTCGTTGCCATCAGAATGGAGAGAGTAAGAACTCCAGCAGCCGCAGGACGACCAGACAAGCTGCAGTGACGGGGGGTAAGG ATTTGTCTCATGTAAATGGCTACAGCACAAAACATCAACTGGCTGATAGTAACTCTGAGAAAGAGGATGAGGAGAGCTCTGAtggtgaaggggaggaggaagaaacTATTGTGTCTCAGAAGTCCTCCAGAAGCACCGCAACTGCTGCAGTGAGCAAAAGTAGAACTTGCATTACCAGTTATGTGGCAGAAGAGAAGTCTGTCTCCAGAAAGAGACCACACACAACACGATACCACAATGCTCAAAAGCACCCTCACAAAAacgggaggagggtggagaaagAACATCCTAAAGACTCTGAGAAAAATTGTAAATTACCATCAAAAAGCCAAGAGCAAACATCTGCCTCAACCCACAAACAGGATGGCCCTGAATCAGAGGAACTCAGTGACACTCCAAAGAGCTCAAGCTCTCGCAAGAAAATACTGAAATCTGAAGAGGAAGATGGGGAGGAAGACGAAGCAGACAGCAACCATTCATACGATGAATCTGAGGAAGAATCCAATAATAAAACTCCATTGCGAAACAAAAGGCAGAGTCGCAATGACTCTGCTTCAGAGAGCGAGGAGGAAGTTGTACCCAACAGGAGAGCAAGGAGGAAACTGCATACTTCCTCAGAGGAAGAATCTGATGGGAAGGAGAAGCATAGCCCTAGCATGCGGCCTTGCCTTCGAGCCCAACCAAAAAAGAAATATATCAATGAAGACTCTGAGGATGACTTGAACTCTGAGATGCAAGGCAGTTGTAAGAATGGGAAGAGCAAAACTGTTTCACATAAAGGATATCAACGCAACCGAAGAAAAGCCTCCCCAGCTGCTACAAAACGACAGTCCTCCTCCAAGAGAAAACGCATTTACACCTCAGACTCCTCAGAGAACCCTGATGAAAAGAAACGGTGCATGCGCAAGGCTAAAGCTAAGAGCTACTGTGACAAGGACGAGAGGGAGGCAAAAAGATCCAACTCAAAACATCCCAAGAAGGAATCTCGATCCAATTCAGAACCCGAGGACTGTAATAGTCAGGAAGATGCCTCTTCCCAAGGGTCAGAGGATGAGGAGGTTGAGTGTCCAAGATGGAAGAGACGTTTGGAGCGACAGAAACGCAAGCGAAAAGTAAGCTGCAGCAGCAGTGCCCACAGTTCTGCCTCTGAAAGCGAAGAGGAGGAAGAGTCCTCTGCCTCTGAGAAGTCCTCTGCTAGCTCAGGGTCCCAGAACAGTACAAAGAGAAAAAGCCACAAGAGGTCAAGGGTCAGCGAAAAGGGTGCTGTCCGCCACTCTCGACAACGCAGGAGGGATGCATCTGAGGCAGACCCCGACCAGTCGTACAAGGAACTCCAGAGTGGAACACGTATCAAGACCCGAAACCGTGGCAAACGGACGGTGACATATCACGACAGCGAATGA